In Rhodoferax sediminis, the sequence ATTGGCACGGCCGACGTGCGCACGGCGGTGGCAGCCACGAATGCGAACCGGCCCAAGGGCATTGTGGAAGACGGCGAGCGCAACTGGCAGATTTACGCCAACGACCAGGCCACGACCGCCGCCGAATACATGCCCCTGATCGTCGCCTATCGCAACGGCGCGCCGGTGCGCGTGCGCGACGTGGCCCAGGTGGTGGATTCGGTGGCCGACCTGCGCAACGCCGGCCAGACCAATGGCAAACCCTCGGTGCTGGTGATCCTGTACCGCCAGCCGGGGGCCAACATCATCGAGACGGTGGACCGGGTGCGCGCGCTGTTGCCGCAGCTGCGCGCCTCGATTCCCGCCGCCATCAACCTGACGGTGTCGGTGGACCGCACGCCCACCATCCGCGCGTCGCTCAAGGACACCGAGCGCACGCTGCTGATCTCGATCGCGCTGGTCATCATGGTGGTGTTCGTTTTTCTGCGCAACTGGCGCGCTACCCTGATTCCCAGCGTGGCCGTGCCGGTATCGCTGATCGGCACCTTCGGTGCGATGTACCTGCTGGGCTTCAGCCTGAACAATCTCTCGCTGATGGCCTTGACGATTGCCACCGGCTTCGTGGTGGACGATGCCATCGTGGTGCTGGAGAACGTCTCGCGCCATATCGAGAACGGCATGAAGCCGTTCGCTGCGGCCCTGCAGGGCGCGCGCGAGGTCGGCTTCACGGTGCTGTCGATGAGCCTGTCGCTGATCGCGGTGTTTATTCCGCTGCTGCTCATGGGCGGCATCGTCGGGCGCCTGTTCCGTGAATTCGCCATCACCCTTTCGGTGGCCATCCTGGTGTCGTTGCTGGTGTCGCTCACCACCACGCCGATGATGTGCGCGCGCCTGCTCAAGGCGCGCGACGCGGCCGCGGCACGCCAGCCAGGGCGCCTGTACCTGATGAGCGAGCGGTTTTTCAACGGCATGCTGCGCGGCTATGAGCGCTCGCTGGCCTGGGCGCTGCGCTTTGCCCCGCTCATGATGGTCATCTTGCTGGCGACGATTGCGCTGAACGTGTATTTGTATGTGATCGTTCCCAAGGGCTTTTTCCCGCAGCAGGACACCGGCCGGCTGGTGGGCAGCATCCAGGGCGACCAGGCGATCTCGTTCCAGGCCATGAAGCAGAAATTTGCCGAGTTCGTGCAGATTGTCAGGTCCGACAAGGATGTCGACACCGTGGTCGGCTTCACCGGTGGCGGGCGCGTCAACAGCGGCTTTGTTTTCGTCTCGCTGAAACCGCTGGGCGTGCGCAAGGACTCGGCCGACATGGTGATTGCGCGGCTGCGCGGCAAGCTGTCTCACGTGGCCGGTGCCAGCCTGTATTTGCAGGCCGTGCAGGACATCCGCGTGGGGGGCCGGCAAAGCAATGCCCAGTACCAGTACACGCTGCAGGCCGACGACCTGGCCGTGCTGCGCGCCTGGGAGCCCAAGATCACCCTGGCCCTGTCGAATCTGCCCGAACTGGCCGACGTCAGCAGCGACCAGCAGGACCATGGGCTGCAAACCACGCTGACCATCGATCGCGCCACGGCCATGCGCATGGGCGTCACGCCGCAGCTGATCGACGCTTCGCTCTACGACCTGTTCGGCCAGCGCCAGATCTCGACCATCTACAACGCGATGAACCAGTACCACGTGGTGATGGAGGCCTCGCCCGAGTACTGGCAGAGCCCGGCCACGCTGCAGAAAACCTATGTCAGCGTGCCCCTGTCGCGGGCGAACCTGGCACCGACCTCGTCGGCGCTGCAGACCGCGCCGGCGCTGACGGCGGGCGGCAAGCTGTCGGCCAACACCTCACTGGCGCTGACGCTCTCGACCCAGCCGGAGCCGCAGATTCCGCTGGCCGCCTTCACCACGTATGCGCCCACCAGCACCGCGCTGTCGGTGAACCACCAGGGGCAATTCACGGCCTCGACGATTTCGTTCAACCTGCCGCCGGGCGTGTCGCTGTCGGACGCCAGCGGCGCGATCGACAACGCGATGGCCAGGTTGGGCGTGCCGACCGGCCTGCATGGCAGCTTTCAGGGCACGGCCAACGCCTTCCAGAGTTCTTTGAGTAGCCAGCCCATGCTGATCCTGACGGCGCTGCTGGCGGTCTATATCGTGCTTGGCGTGCTGTACGAGAGCTATGTGCACCCGCTGACCATTCTCTCGACGCTGCCCTCGGCCGGCGTGGGTGCGCTGCTGGCGCTGCTGCTGACCGGCACCGAGTTCAGCCTGATCGCGCTGATCGGCGTGATCCTGTTGATCGGCATCGTCAAGAAGAACGCCATCATGATGATCGACTTCGCGCTGGACGCCGAGCGCCGGCTCGGCATGACGCCGCGCGACGCGATTTTCCAGGCCTGCCGGCTGCGCTTTCGCCCCATCATGATGACCACCATGGCAGCCATGTTCGGCGCCATTCCGCTGGCGCTGGGCCGCGGCGACGGTGCCGAGCTGCGCCAGCCGCTGGGCATCGCCATCGTCGGCGGCCTGATGGTGAGCCAGTTGCTGACGCTGTACACCACCCCCGTGGTGTACCTTTATCTGGACCGGCTCAGCGTGTGGGGCAAGGCGCACTATGCGCGCTGGCGCGCAGGCCCAGGCCGACCTATTTTTGCAGGGCAGGAGAGGCCATGAGCACCCATTCAACCTCCAATACGCCGCTGGCCATGGCCATGACGCTGGCCGTGTGCACGCTGCTGGGCGCCTGCGCGGTCGGCCCCGATTACGTCAGGCCCGACACCGCCGCCCCGCTCGCCTACAAGGAAAACAGCGGCTGGACCGTGGCCCAGCCCGCCGACACCGCGG encodes:
- a CDS encoding efflux RND transporter permease subunit; translated protein: MNISKPFIERPVATTLLTLGIALAGLVAFRLLPVSPLPQVDFPTISVSASLPGASPETMAATVATPLERALGSIAGVTEITSSSALNSTRITLQFDLSRDIDGAARDVQAALNAARTLLPTGMPRNPTYRKVNPADAPVLILSLTSDTMTQGRMYDAADSILAQKLSQVDGIGQVSVGGSSQPAVRIELNPAALNKYGIGTADVRTAVAATNANRPKGIVEDGERNWQIYANDQATTAAEYMPLIVAYRNGAPVRVRDVAQVVDSVADLRNAGQTNGKPSVLVILYRQPGANIIETVDRVRALLPQLRASIPAAINLTVSVDRTPTIRASLKDTERTLLISIALVIMVVFVFLRNWRATLIPSVAVPVSLIGTFGAMYLLGFSLNNLSLMALTIATGFVVDDAIVVLENVSRHIENGMKPFAAALQGAREVGFTVLSMSLSLIAVFIPLLLMGGIVGRLFREFAITLSVAILVSLLVSLTTTPMMCARLLKARDAAAARQPGRLYLMSERFFNGMLRGYERSLAWALRFAPLMMVILLATIALNVYLYVIVPKGFFPQQDTGRLVGSIQGDQAISFQAMKQKFAEFVQIVRSDKDVDTVVGFTGGGRVNSGFVFVSLKPLGVRKDSADMVIARLRGKLSHVAGASLYLQAVQDIRVGGRQSNAQYQYTLQADDLAVLRAWEPKITLALSNLPELADVSSDQQDHGLQTTLTIDRATAMRMGVTPQLIDASLYDLFGQRQISTIYNAMNQYHVVMEASPEYWQSPATLQKTYVSVPLSRANLAPTSSALQTAPALTAGGKLSANTSLALTLSTQPEPQIPLAAFTTYAPTSTALSVNHQGQFTASTISFNLPPGVSLSDASGAIDNAMARLGVPTGLHGSFQGTANAFQSSLSSQPMLILTALLAVYIVLGVLYESYVHPLTILSTLPSAGVGALLALLLTGTEFSLIALIGVILLIGIVKKNAIMMIDFALDAERRLGMTPRDAIFQACRLRFRPIMMTTMAAMFGAIPLALGRGDGAELRQPLGIAIVGGLMVSQLLTLYTTPVVYLYLDRLSVWGKAHYARWRAGPGRPIFAGQERP